In Ostrea edulis chromosome 4, xbOstEdul1.1, whole genome shotgun sequence, a single window of DNA contains:
- the LOC125671202 gene encoding probable thiopurine S-methyltransferase, whose product MNGANDESRKRNQFGDYEDISNMKPEDWSYRWGKSHTQFHMPKIHPMLSKHYDTLTGQRKNLRIFLPLCGKAVDMKMLSDEGHDVVGLECAEKGCMEFFQEQNIPYTTTDLTECSGKVFKATDNRKLTIYCCDFFKISSKILGQFDCVWDRGSFVAIPVTLRKQYSNVITPMMHSDTIYLMDTFLLDHIVFAGPPFNCTEDHLNKTFGAQMDIKKIDERDAFGEWQRSWGLTSFIEQLYLLKKK is encoded by the exons AGAGTAGAAAACGTAACCAGTTTGGTGACTATGAGGACATATCCAATATGAAGCCAGAAGACTGGAGCTACAGATGGGGAAAATCTCATACACAATTCCACATGCCGAAGATTCATCC GATGCTTTCTAAACATTACGATACGCTCACAGGACAAAGGAAGAATCTCAGAATTTTCTTACCACTATGTGGAAAGGCGGTGGACATGAAAAT GCTTTCGGATGAAGGACACGATGTAGTTGGGTTAGAGTGTGCAGAAAAGGGCTGCATGGAATTTTTCCAGGAACAAAATATACCATACACCACCACGGACCTTACAGAATGTAGCGGTAAAGTCTTCAAG GCTACAGATAACAGAAAATTAACCATTTATTGTTGTGATTTCTTCAAGATTTCCAG TAAAATACTGGGTCAATTTGATTGTGTGTGGGATAGAGGGAGCTTTGTGGCAATTCCAGTGACTTTGAGAAAACA ATATAGTAACGTGATTACACCCATGATGCACAGCGATACCATCTACTTAATGGACACATTCCTGCTAGACCACATAGTCTTTGCTG GTCCCCCTTTTAATTGTACCGAGGATCATCTGAATAAGACCTTTG GTGCCCAAATGGACATCAAGAAAATAGACGAGAGAGATGCATTTGGGGAATGGCAGAGATCTTGGGGTTTAACATCATTTATTGAGCAACTGTACTTGTTAAAGAAGAAGTGA